TAGATGAAATTACACTGAACTACTTTGATGAATCAGGTCATTATCATCAGCAGGTAGAACGGGGGTTTTATGCCCGGGTTATTCAGCATGAAATCGATCATTTAAATGGAATTTTAATTGTTGATCGTTTGACATCAAATTGTGTGCAAGGCACTGTAGAGGAAATGATGGTACTGCGCCGTGCTGAATTACCGGAAGAAAAACGTATTTTATTTGATAAGCTAGTCAAAAAAAAATTGAACAATCGGTTGGAACCATGAGTGGATCATGACGCCATAGGAGCTGAGCTATATGAGTGGGAAGTAAAATTTAGCTTTGGCCTAATCTGTTTAGCAACTTGATACATTCTCTTTAGATTAAATTCCAGGATTACCCTGATTGTCTCCTCAAAATTGACTATTCTTATACTATACATAATAGTAAAAGAGGAGCGCAATATGAAAAAATTAGTTTTATTTTTAATAGCTCTCATTGCTTTACCCTCTGCAAATGCAAACGATATTAATAAAGGGGGGGCTGCCACCTTTCAGATAGCGGCTGATAATAGTACAGCATCTGGTAATGGCTCAGGTACTGCGAATGGCTTGGGTGGTTTCAATAGTACTGGCTCAGGTAATGGGTCAGGTACTGCGAATGGCCTGGGTGGATTCAATAGCACAGGCTCAGGTAATGGCTCAGGTACTGCGAATGGTTTAGGTGGTTTCACAAGCACTGGCTCAGGGAATGGCACCGGTACTACAAATGGCATGTAGACAGTATGTTTTATCTATTTCCTGGGATCAACAATATAAAATCCGGTGAAGTGAGATCACCGGATTTTGAACTGATAACTTGTCTTACGTCACTTGTTGTCTATTTGATGATGTATGTTTTATATTAGGTTAACAAGTATACTGAATACCCAATACCAAGGCATTTATTGTCGGGTTCAGATTGTTACTGGTTAAATTGCTGGTAAAGGTCGTCTCGTCAAGGAAGCCAGTGGATTGGGGCGTGGAGCCCATAGCAAAAATATAAGCTCCAGTTAGTGACCAATTCGTATCAAAATTGTAGGAAGCACCTATTTTTATTTCAGGAAGTGCCGCAGTATGGTTGATCTTTGAGGTGAAACCATTTGCCAGAGGAAAAGTTGGGTCATATGACTCAACGCTGGTTTTAATTTGCATGTTTTGTATTAAAGCGCCACCCTTTAAGAAAAGGCTATAGCTAGGTTGAATGTAGGCAATACCTATGAGTGCATCAAAACCAGTCAAAGTATGTTCAATAGTCAAGTTGCCAAATCCTACAAAGGCAGGATCAAGAGTAGTCCGGCCATAATAGCCCCAACCTAATTCACTAGTCACGGCAAATAGGTCATCCATCATAAAAAGCATACCAGCTGACAAAATCCCGGTATAATGCTGGGTGCTTTTGATCGATGAGAAAGCCTGATTGAAGCCAACGATATTAAAATTATAATTATCAATGGTATTCATGGTGTAACCACCTTCCAATGATATAAAACCAGCATTGGAAAAAGACTGCTCTCCCATACCGCCGGCATGGATAAAAGCACTACAGGATAAGGCTGAGAATAGGGAGATAAGGGTTATTTTTTTCATAATTTCGTAAATCATTCCATTTTAATTATTATTGTTAAAACCTGAATAATTTAAAACAGTTAATCATTAATTACCAGCAAAATTCTTAGTGAATTTTTATAGCCTTTGAATTGGGGCTGTCCTGAAGTTGATAACTACTACAACAGGTCAACTCGGTCTCTTATACACGTAGTTATACAGGCTATTCACAAAGATATGCACATAATTTGTGGATAACTTGTCGCTGTCGCGAAATGATTTGCTCGATAAATAATCGATGAGACTTGATTTGACGCACCAACATGTAACTTAAATCAGATCGAACCCAGCCAGCTCAATCACGCCCCTTGTATAACCGTTTTATAGGTGCTATTTGCATTATTTGCTGCAATATTAGTCATTTTATCAATTTCTGGACGTACCTCGCCTGAAAGATAACGAGTAAGTTGCCTTAAATTGAACCCAAATACAGCAGCATAACCAGCGCTTTTGGTGGTTTCATCAGATTTCATACGGCTTCTACCCAATTGACCTCCGTGTTTCGTGTGGCCAATCAAAGGCTCAATACCAGCGCGTCGATGATGCAATAATTGCCGAATTGGCCATGGTGTTGTTTCACGAGCCGCATTGAGCGTCCTATCAGGACGGGGTAATTGAATTTCAAGGACGCCTTTTTCAATCAATAGCTGTTCGTTGCTCAGTGAATAATACCCTTTATCTGTCGCCACAGATGCCAGCAACCCCTTTCCAAAAAGATGCTCATGTGTATTGAGCATCAGCGGTAAAGACTGAGCATCTGGCATATAAGTAGACGTGCATTCGCCAACAAAAAGAAAATTACCTCCAATACGTCCTAATTGATAGACGCGGCCAAACTGCACTCCTTTATTTAATTTACCTTTGTTAAAACAGCCGACTTCATAAGCATGCAATGAAGAGATCGATGTATTGATAATACCTTCAAAAAGATAACCATGTACATTCTGTAATAACATAGTCCCGCGCCAGCTCAGCGTCTCGACAGAACGGCGAAGCGCCCAATATTTACCCGATGCTAACTTAGCACCAAACAAATATAAATCATTTAAGATAGGCAGTACATCAGCATACGTTTCACGCCATAATCGCTGAAGTACCACGGATAATATACCCCCACCAACATCTTTACGTTTCAAATTAAAATAATACAGCGCGATTTGTTTTAAATTGCTTAGTCCAACGCAGTACTGTTTCATGCCACCAGAACACAATTGATTCAGTCCTTTTCCAACTTTTGACGCAAGGACAGCAACTTTAATCAATAAATTAGCGATTGCGGGATAGGCTATATTAGCTTCTTGCACAGTAGAGTCAATATCGAGCTCCGTAGGATTAGCATAATTCAGTTTAACCGCTTGTTGCGCTATCAAATTGGCAAGCCGTCGTTGTTTTTCAGGGCTTAATCGAGAACGAAACGTCTCGATTTTGGTATGGTCTGGCGCATGCCATTTCTTGATGAGACCATAACCACAAAACAGACGGAAGGCGGCATTATCACGTACCTGCTGCTCAGCAAACCTATCGGTTAAATTAAACATCTGCTGTAAGACATAAACCCCTAAATGAATACGGATTCGCAAGGGTCTGCCCATCCACCAATGTTTCTTCTCCGTGCGCTGTAAATCAGGCAATACTAATTGCAGCATCTCATCCCAGGGGAGTTTCTGAGCCAGCTTAACCAGGCGATGGTCATTACCGACTGTAATGGTAGCGGTGCCTCCTGTAACCGGCTCATCAAAGCCATTCACATCCAAGCTCATTGTTTGCTTACACCCTCTTTATCGTACTGTTCTTTGCTTCGCTACTAATTTGGCACATCTGTTACTGAAAAACATCAGATTCCACCACCAGATGGATAAGTGCTTTTTAAGCATGCCTTTTCGTAGGCGGTAGGTCTGGTAATGACTTAAAATCCCAAGATAAGAGTTGATGGAGCATAAAAAAGCCATCTGCTCTTCTTTGGTGGGTTTATGGTCTTTAACAACCTGGTTATGGCGCTGGATGGCCTCATAAAAATTCCCTTTGATGCGACGTCCGGCATGGATGCAGTGTGGTTTGAGCATCACTCCAAGAAACGGGACGCCTTTGCAGTAGTGCTGCAGGTATCGTTTACGCGGATGAAGCTCAAGTTCGAGCTCTTTTTGCAAAAACTGCTCCATTCGGGGTATGAGTGATTTTAAAAATGCATTATCTTCATGCACCAGAATAAAATCATCGACGTAACGACCATAGAAACGCACACCCAAATCGTGTTTGATGAAATGGTCAAAGGGATTTAAATAGAAATTGGCAAATACCTGGCTGGTGAGATTGCCAATCGGTAGCCCGCAGTGAGACCTGGCATAAAAAAGGCTCTTGTCTTTGGGAAAACCCTGCCAGTCGCGTCGTTTCCCCTTGATAAAGCAGTGGCTGGTTGGTTCATTTTGAATGACTTTGCAGGCGACCTCCAGGATTAATCCCTTGTCGGGCTGGTTATAATGGGTCTCGATAAAACAGCGAAGTTTCTCCCAGAGAATATGGCGGTTAATGCGGATGAAAAAACTTAAGATATCGAGCTTCAGCACATAGGAGTCTCTTTGGTAATTTAAAGAGCATTTGCGGATAAATTCGTCGGCACGCGCAATGCCCATGTGCGCGCCTCGTCCCTTGCGGCTCGCATAGCTATCATAAATAAAGGCTTTCTCAAACAGAGGATTCAATTGATTGATTAACCAGTGATGCACCACACGGTCACGAAAATCAGCAGCAAAGATTTCGCGTTTCACAGGCCTATCAATCACAAAAGCAATCGAGCGCCCAGGGTTCCAGGTGCTAGAATTGAGTTCATCTCGCAAAGCAATGAGATTGCTTTCATAATCCGTTTCAAAGCGGAGCGCATTCATGGTGTTGCGCTTGTTCTTGCGGCAGTCAAAATAGGCTTGAAATAAGGATTCCAATGACGCACCATAGTTCATACGGCTCTGTTCCTTTTCTATCAATAGTCTCATTCTAATAGGGTAGCGTGGACTTGTTAAAAGCCCACGCCGATTGTGACTTTACTTTGTTTAAAACCCCGAACACACCTAACCCGAAGATTGTTGTTCTTATTGTCGTCGTTCTGGTTGCCATTGTTGAAGTTCTGGTTCCAGGCGTTGTTCGTAGGATTGCCGGAAAACTCGGTAGAACTCCAGTAGTTGTCACCGGCAAAACCGCCTAAACAATTAATAAAGGTGTTTTGGTCTGTACAAGGCGTCTTGTGCAGACGCGAATCAACTGCCAAGTCAGTCCCTTTATCGCTTTTAAACAAAAGCATGCTCGCTCATGAACGCCGTAGCTCTCATGATTCTGGCTTTATCGACTGGCATTACGCCAGCCGGTCACCTGTTTGCCTATGCGATCTAAAAGCTCACTTAATAATGCCTGCTTTTTAAGTGATACCAGTTTCATCTCGACACACAGGCGAATTTCTAGTTTCAATAACTCCAACTCATCTAAAAACACCTCTAAGTGCTCTACTCTGTTTTGATTCTTGTTTGCTCGGTAAATACAACGAAGCAAATGAAGGGCGTCACGCTTCATATCCTGGCCCAGTGTGTATTTGTACTCCCTTGGAAAATCTTTTGTTATCTCAAACACCTTTAGTGTCAAAAGGTATGCGTCCCGATAAACCGGCAACTCGGTATATAGCGCCATCATTAAACCATAAAAATTAAGTCCGACCGCTATGCGGTTTTATAAGAGGCAGCTTCGCTGCCTCAAAAGAAAAGGGATAAAGGGTTTAAGGGGTAAAAGCCCGAACACACCTAACCCGAAGACCGAAGTTCTTACTGCCGCCGTCCTGGACGCCACTGCTGAAGACCTGGAGCCAGGCGAAGTCCGTAGGAAAGCCGGAAAACCCGGTAGAACTCCAGTAGAAGTCACCGGCAAAACCGCCTAAACCATTCGTATGCAACGTTGTATATAAGTTGGGATTGGTAGTGCCACAACCCGCATCAGTTCCTCCTGGTGGATTGGAATATCGTCCCAACTCGCAAATCGCCGGCATGAACCAGTCAGTAAACCCCTGTTCACTCTTGTTTCGACAGGCCTGCGCTGCCGGATATTGACCTACAGGGGTTTCAAGCGCATTGGTGTTACTTAATCCATCCGTGATACTGTCCGCTGCCGTATTATCGAATAATGTTGCCCATTGGAAAAAAAAGTCTGCTGGACTTTCTTCTTCATCCGTTAATGCGGCCACTTTCCCACCAATGCTTTGTGTGCTGGGTGTGGCATTATCCACAGAAAACAAAAAACCCCCTTGATAAATACAACCGTATCCTAACACCAAGACATTAACGTCCGTAGATGGCGCATTATCTGCAGTTACTGTGACCGTTGTTGGTACAGGCGCAGTTCCTGGCGCAGTAGTGCAGGCAGAGCTTAAAGAATCCAAACTGGCATTAATGCCTGGGGTGATGGTGATGTCGCAGGTGGCTCCGTTATTCAGTGTGCCCATACAGGCATTACTGGTAATTGACGTTCCAGCAGGAAATCCGGATGTACTCACCTGTACGTTGTTTGCTGGTATTGAGCCCGTATTTTCTATTCGAATGATGCGCGCAGTGCCAGAAAGGGCTGGGTCTGCTCCTGGATTGTTAATTGACAAAGCCAAGTTTTGCGTGAGAGGAGACAGGGTTGTCTGATTAAAGGTTACCTCTATAGCATGATTAGCCTGGATATTGTTCAACTGGAAGCTCGTGCCACCATTTTGTACCACATTGCCATCCAGCAGCCACTGATTGACTCCGAAACCGGTATTGGGTGTTGCCGTAAACGTCAGGCTGCTGCCAGCATTGACCACCTGTGCTGTTGTGGGGGAAATGGAGCCATTCGCACCCGCCGATGGTGCCACGGTGAATTGCTGCACCGGTGGCGGCGTTGCCAGGTGAATACGCAGGATATTGGCTGAACTCGGCTGGTAACACTGCAGGTCATTGCCCTGTTGGCATAAAACAGGGCCGCCCAATACATCGCCCAGCAGGGCAGAGCCATTGATATTGAGCGTCAGCGTACAACTTCCTTTAGCTGGAAACTGGCAGGGTGCGCCCTGAATCACCCCTGCAATGGGTTTCATCACCAGGTTTTTGGCTCTCGAGGACTGATTTTGTACCGTGTAAATCACCTGTGCACTGCCCCCTTTAGCTACGGTAATCTCGGTTGGTGTTTGCGGCACAAACGTCCATAAGGGCTTCGCCGCCTGCGCACTTGCAAGCGTCAGACAGGAGAATAAAACGGTCAGTATTGCATTGCTGAAAAATGTCTTTGTTTTCTCTAGCATGATTTTTATCCTTATGCCACGTAAGTAAGATTGACCAACACCCCATTGGTGTAAAGGTGATTGAGTGCTAATCCTGAATTCATAGTCTGCCCAAAAGCGCGACCCAGTTCGCTTTTACCCCAGTCGGCAAACTCATATCCAACCCCTACCTGCCAGTGGTCATTGAGCGACTTTTGCACGCCAGCCCCCAGCGTGTAGGTCAATGCGGTTTTTGTGTGGTCTGTAAAATTGGCATTGGGTAAGGCTTCAAAAATCAAGGGTGTGTTGGTGAATTCATGAGTGCGGTTAAAACCAACGCCAAGGCTCGCGCTCACCCAGGGCATGAGCCAATAGCCTTTATCAAGCAGAAGTTTTCCTTTTGCCGCTATGCGCGTGTTGCGTACTTTATATTGGTAGCTGTAATTATCAAATTGAGGGTCGGCATCATCCCAGATAATGCCCTGAAGATGGGCACTGCCGGTGGTGGTCACTGCCAGTCCCAATTGACCCAACCACTGGGAGGATAATGACTTTTGTATCCCCACAAACAGCTCACCTGATGCTAATGCATTGGTCGATTTTCTGGCCGCATACGTCTTTTCAATTTCCGGAGCCAAATAAAAAGTCTGAGTCTCCCCACCACGAGCCCAAACCGGGCCTGCGCTCACAGAGCCTACCCAGGTCCAGTCTTTGATGGCCATGACAGGCCCCATAGTGCCAGCTGAGGCTGTACTTCCCAGCACTCCTGCCGTGATGAGAGAAAGAACTAAGCGATGCTTCATAAACGTTCCTTGTATAATACAAATGATTTATTAAATGGACTTAAACAACAGGCAGCGGCAATCGATTTCAATAACAAGCGAATAAATGGACTAATACGCATCGCTGAATAAAAACTGAGCAAAAGGATAGGCAAGAACCCTGAACAAAGGAAATACACACAATAAAAAATAATAGAGGACATTGAAAATAAGGAAAAAGCTATTGCTGATTGCTGATTGCTGATTGCTGATTGCTGGCAATCGTCCCGTCATTGGACCTTACCAGCAATCCTTTTTTGATATCTAATCGATAGTTCATTCCCTGCATCAGCAATCCTATATTTTTACTTGGCGTTAGTGAGTATTGAAAAATTACTCTTAATTATGATACTTTGTTCATGATTTAAAATCAAAAAAATTCCTTCGATTTTTATTCCTCAAACTTGCCCAAATCATTTCGCGACAGCGACTGTGTGCCGTAGATGCACAGAACGTGAATTTAAGGAACGAATTTACCTCGAAGCATAGAAGCTATAGAAAAGATGGCGGTAGTCCCGCCGAAGCAAGCGACCAAGAGCGGGCTTGAAACCACTTCATGTGGCGTATGTTAAGAGCATAGGTCATGAGCGATGAAGAAAAGTCAGAATAGATCTGGCAGGTGTGGAACAGAAAGACGAATGTAAATGAACCACTGATGACGCGTCGATAGCGCGTGATATTGACATCGAAACCGGGGGCAAGGTCGTACTTCCGGGAAGAGTTTATGAGCGAACTTGGGTGCTGCATAAATGGTGTCCGGCGTGTAGGTGGCGTGAGTCTGTTTTCGGGCTTTTCTATGGAACTGCGGGAACCAATGTATTGATGCCAAGGGAAAGGTCAAATTGCAGAAACAAT
The sequence above is drawn from the Legionella antarctica genome and encodes:
- a CDS encoding RNA-directed DNA polymerase, whose product is MIEKEQSRMNYGASLESLFQAYFDCRKNKRNTMNALRFETDYESNLIALRDELNSSTWNPGRSIAFVIDRPVKREIFAADFRDRVVHHWLINQLNPLFEKAFIYDSYASRKGRGAHMGIARADEFIRKCSLNYQRDSYVLKLDILSFFIRINRHILWEKLRCFIETHYNQPDKGLILEVACKVIQNEPTSHCFIKGKRRDWQGFPKDKSLFYARSHCGLPIGNLTSQVFANFYLNPFDHFIKHDLGVRFYGRYVDDFILVHEDNAFLKSLIPRMEQFLQKELELELHPRKRYLQHYCKGVPFLGVMLKPHCIHAGRRIKGNFYEAIQRHNQVVKDHKPTKEEQMAFLCSINSYLGILSHYQTYRLRKGMLKKHLSIWWWNLMFFSNRCAKLVAKQRTVR
- a CDS encoding DUF1566 domain-containing protein, with protein sequence MGGPVLCQQGNDLQCYQPSSANILRIHLATPPPVQQFTVAPSAGANGSISPTTAQVVNAGSSLTFTATPNTGFGVNQWLLDGNVVQNGGTSFQLNNIQANHAIEVTFNQTTLSPLTQNLALSINNPGADPALSGTARIIRIENTGSIPANNVQVSTSGFPAGTSITSNACMGTLNNGATCDITITPGINASLDSLSSACTTAPGTAPVPTTVTVTADNAPSTDVNVLVLGYGCIYQGGFLFSVDNATPSTQSIGGKVAALTDEEESPADFFFQWATLFDNTAADSITDGLSNTNALETPVGQYPAAQACRNKSEQGFTDWFMPAICELGRYSNPPGGTDAGCGTTNPNLYTTLHTNGLGGFAGDFYWSSTGFSGFPTDFAWLQVFSSGVQDGGSKNFGLRVRCVRAFTP
- a CDS encoding transposase, whose product is MSLDVNGFDEPVTGGTATITVGNDHRLVKLAQKLPWDEMLQLVLPDLQRTEKKHWWMGRPLRIRIHLGVYVLQQMFNLTDRFAEQQVRDNAAFRLFCGYGLIKKWHAPDHTKIETFRSRLSPEKQRRLANLIAQQAVKLNYANPTELDIDSTVQEANIAYPAIANLLIKVAVLASKVGKGLNQLCSGGMKQYCVGLSNLKQIALYYFNLKRKDVGGGILSVVLQRLWRETYADVLPILNDLYLFGAKLASGKYWALRRSVETLSWRGTMLLQNVHGYLFEGIINTSISSLHAYEVGCFNKGKLNKGVQFGRVYQLGRIGGNFLFVGECTSTYMPDAQSLPLMLNTHEHLFGKGLLASVATDKGYYSLSNEQLLIEKGVLEIQLPRPDRTLNAARETTPWPIRQLLHHRRAGIEPLIGHTKHGGQLGRSRMKSDETTKSAGYAAVFGFNLRQLTRYLSGEVRPEIDKMTNIAANNANSTYKTVIQGA
- a CDS encoding four helix bundle protein, encoding MMALYTELPVYRDAYLLTLKVFEITKDFPREYKYTLGQDMKRDALHLLRCIYRANKNQNRVEHLEVFLDELELLKLEIRLCVEMKLVSLKKQALLSELLDRIGKQVTGWRNASR
- a CDS encoding outer membrane protein → MKHRLVLSLITAGVLGSTASAGTMGPVMAIKDWTWVGSVSAGPVWARGGETQTFYLAPEIEKTYAARKSTNALASGELFVGIQKSLSSQWLGQLGLAVTTTGSAHLQGIIWDDADPQFDNYSYQYKVRNTRIAAKGKLLLDKGYWLMPWVSASLGVGFNRTHEFTNTPLIFEALPNANFTDHTKTALTYTLGAGVQKSLNDHWQVGVGYEFADWGKSELGRAFGQTMNSGLALNHLYTNGVLVNLTYVA
- a CDS encoding DUF1566 domain-containing protein, with protein sequence MLLFKSDKGTDLAVDSRLHKTPCTDQNTFINCLGGFAGDNYWSSTEFSGNPTNNAWNQNFNNGNQNDDNKNNNLRVRCVRGFKQSKVTIGVGF